A genome region from Bemisia tabaci chromosome 3, PGI_BMITA_v3 includes the following:
- the LOC109037607 gene encoding uncharacterized protein: MNQDITFSLLNFSNPGEVKSLRAKPFSSQFAKLSSTKKKKSSSTKENTGMDNKLSSNRNVSKNLLASYDKSSIKGILREKNNVPENFDLKSKPVAHSLSGSPLKKVTQGGDVMDLVGVKFCPNLDIEDQRKIMLKSKKEENFRIEVKDEYHVGSKKTVVDEKELNSSESQGLCSQKDTNDLKKTNSLSTSFSSLDSSEPRVRRSANRMAPRKLTESIISISSSPEDEKSFYESVDSFFPVKYTRTKKLISSTPRCSDAFFSPPDHSGEFESGVSGISKENVLVSKCDLNTSLKKGHAKISFSNFSDRPEKNLTDESNKENMTNLSLHKCNSLNNLCKDEDDILKNSFNHKFDRSSVGLNAVTKKVDKLDVSSNSSRKTDEIFISDAKLDFSTVTSKKNSRIGSSEEDFNLQFSSTKKNSKSFIPQKKKADDLTRSSKEISRQLSSEEKFDALLKSGSHQSSTDCSASNSLTTKNVSQDNLSQRFKTSDESRIVFDTLKFRGVTVRRHRRQKVLGLQKDFMYDDTSCSSEEEANENYNLPVSKSVSAVSHEVDISNNISIPASRSHKSKQLKENSICTSTASKILNIDGSLKMSTDNVNLSLNSISSSREVSRSKQSLEISSIDLTSSPMKKSSNSPKPRNSSRGVKLDLLFQGSSKVASDSVRRGKVKTKQLLECSKSSLENFSVDESVKDSGKQKSGRNKSSSIEVSQSESLLNAEKLLDELYGTTWHEKKDTILPRSTVKKKSSKQKPSAVSRQTLNFSDDEDDVKKNQKKMNRRKKRDSFINDDSSSSENCDLNFYRTLTNKLTSSSTKLKLSKPSLRSEGLLFSDRKKLSSASSSESLEMLNISSKNKNGGILKKGKVKKSPSFMARKTNVLTSTLSDNKVKKPPIKKLTKSSPVGRPIANDTSSSDSESDSQVKDFKKPIPKKNTAPIKNTPARPELKKFKITPSKAPKGEHSKLSFLASLSATVDEIQSHPDAVPYKKFYKTKKEELARRLLVLYNREVFENQLPDDMLIQWNARMRSTSGYCWSKKVRRTGMEMARVCRIVLSTKILDTPERLRDTLLHELCHAAAWIVNGATDGHGPLWKAWANKAMRRFPEVPPIKRCHDYSIKTKFTYRCTSCGYSIGRHSKSLDTTRKRCGYCYGAFELLVNHSKSNRKSAENLKAPRTPGKFAMFVKENYGEVKKQNLKKTHAEIMKLLGQQFSIFKNQSEKRP; encoded by the exons ATGAATCAAGACATTACCTTTTCCCTTTTGAACTTTTCCAATCCAGGTGAAGTTAAATCACTCCGAGCAAAACCATTCTCAAGTC AATTTGCTAAACTGTCATCaaccaagaagaaaaaatcaagctCAACAAAAGAAAATACTGGAATGGACAACAAACTATCCTCAAATAGGAATGTCTCAAAAAACCTGCTAGCCTCCTATGATAAATCCAGTATCAAAGGtattctgagagaaaaaaataatgttccaGAAaactttgatctaaaaagtaAGCCAGTGGCACATTCCCTCAGTGGTTCACCTCTCAAAAAAGTTACACAGGGTGGAGATGTCATGGATTTAGTTGGTGTGAAGTTTTGTCCAAATCTAGACATCGAAGATCAAAGAAAGATTATGTTGAAgagtaaaaaggaagaaaattttagaattgaagTAAAAGATGAATATCATGTTGGTTCCAAAAAAACTGTGGTGGATGAGAAAGAGTTGAATAGCTCAGAAAGTCAAGGACTTTGCAGTCAGAAAGATACGAATGATCTCAAGAAAACTAACTCTTTATCAACATCTTTCAGCAGCCTTGACTCCAGTGAGCCCCGAGTTCGGAGAAGTGCGAACAGGATGGCTCCTAGAAAACTTACTGAAAGTATTATTTCAATATCCAGCTCACCAGAAGATGAAAAATCGTTTTATGAATCCGTAGACTCCTTTTTTCCAGTTAAATATACAAGAACAAAGAAGCTTATCTCAAGTACGCCCAGGTGCTCCGATGCATTTTTCAGCCCACCTGATCATTCTGGTGAATTTGAATCTGGGGTTTCGGGAATATCAAAAGAAAATGTACTAGTGTCAAAGTGTGATTTAAATACTAGTCTTAAAAAaggtcatgcaaaaatcagcttTAGCAACTTTAGTGACAgacctgaaaaaaatttaacggATGAAAGTAACAAAGAGAATATGACAAACTTATCTCTCCATAAGTGCAACAGTCTAAATAATTTGTGTAAGGATGAGGATGAcatcttgaaaaattctttcAATCATAAATTTGACAGGTCATCGGTTGGATTGAATGCCGTTACAAAAAAGGTTGACAAATTAGATGTGTCATcgaattcttcaagaaaaactgatgaaatttttatttctgatgcaaaacttgatttttcaactgttacctcaaaaaaaaactcccgAATTGGTAGCTCTGAAGAAGATTTCAATTTACAATTTAGCTCAACTAAGAAAAATTCTAAGAGTTTCAttccacaaaaaaagaaagctgATGATCTGACAAGATCCTCAAAAGAAATTTCTAGACAATTAAGCTCTGAAGAAAAGTTTGATGCCTTGTTAAAGTCTGGCTCGCACCAATCTTCCACTGATTGTTCAGCATCAAATTCATTGACCACTAAAAATGTTTCCCAAGATAATCTATCGCAAAGATTTAAAACTTCTGATGAGTCAAGAATCGTGTTTGACACTCTAAAATTTCGGGGAGTCACCGTTCGTCGCCATCGAAGACAAAAAGTTCTTGGACTGCAAAAAGACTTCATGTATGATGATACCTCCTGTAGTAGTGAAGAAGAGGCGAATGAAAATTATAATCTACCCGTTTCAAAATCAGTTTCTGCTGTTAGTCATGAAGTCGATATTTCTAATAACATTTCGATTCCTGCCAGTAGGTCACATAAGTCTAAACAACTCAAAGAAAATAGTATCTGTACCTCAACCGCCTCCAAAATCCTGAATATTGATGGTAGCCTCAAAATGTCAACAGACAATGTCAACTTGAGTTTGAATAGTATATCATCTTCTAGAGAAGTAAGTAGGTCCAAACAGTCATTGGAAATCTCAAGCATTGACTTAACCTCTTCACCGATGAAAAAGTCATCAAACAGcccaaagccaagaaattcgtCTCGAGGTGTTAAGTTGGATTTGCTCTTCCAGGGAAGCTCTAAAGTTGCCTCTGATAGCGTGCGTCGAGGGAAGGTCAAGACAAAGCAGTTGTTAGAATGTAGTAAATCTTCCCTAGAAAATTTCTCCGTAGACGAAAGTGTGAAAGATTCAGGAAAGCAAAAATCAGGAAGAAATAAGTCATCAAGTATAGAGGTATCGCAGTCTGAATCTTTGCTTAATGCTGAAAAATTGCTAGATGAATTGTATGGAACAACATGGCATGAAAAGAAAGATACAATTCTACCGCGGAGTACAGTCAAGAAGAAATCCTCAAAACAGAAACCAAGTGCAGTCTCACGGCAgacactgaatttttctgacgATGAGGATGATgtaaaaaagaatcaaaagaaaatgaatcgCAGGAAAAAAAGGGATAGTTTTATAAATGATGATTCATCATCTAGTGAAAACtgtgatttaaatttttatcgaaCTCTTACGAACAAATTAACCTCCAGTAGCACCAAACTAAAACTGTCCAAGCCTTCATTACGTTCAGAGGGTCTGCTATTCAGTGACAGGAAAAAGCTATCATCAGCGTCCTCATCGGAGTCTCTAGAAATGTTAAACATttcgtcgaaaaataaaaatggtggCATATTGAAGAAGGGAAAGGTGAAAAAATCTCCTTCTTTCATGGCAAGGAAGACAAATGTTCTGACATCAACTTTAAGTGATAATAAAGTTAAGAAACCTCCTATTAAGAAGCTAACAAAATCCTCTCCTGTTGGACGTCCAATTGCCAATGATACAAGCTCATCAGATTCTGAGTCGGACAGTCAGGTGAAAGATTTCAAAAAACctattccaaagaaaaatacagCTCCAATTAAAAATACTCCTGCACGGCCAGAgctgaaaaagttcaaaatcaccCCATCTAAAGCTCCCAAAGGAGAACATTCAAAGCTTTCCTTCTTAGCATCTTTGTCTG CCACTGTGGATGAAATCCAATCCCATCCAGATGCTGTACCTTATAAAAAGTTTTATAAGACCAAGAAAGAAGAGTTAGCACGAAGATTGCTTGTCTTGTACAATAGGGAAGtatttgaaaatcaactcccagaTGACATGTTAATCCAGTGGAATGCACGTATGCGGTCAACATCTGGTTATTGTTGGAGCAAAAAAGTCCGCCGAACAGGGATGGAAATGGCCCGTGTGTGCCGCATTGTTCTATCAACCAAG attCTTGATACTCCTGAACGACTCAGAGACACGTTGCTTCATGAATTGTGTCATGCGGCAGCATGGATCGTCAATGGTGCAACTGATGGTCATGGCCCTCTCTGGAAAGCATG GGCAAATAAAGCCATGAGACGATTCCCTGAAGTGCCTCCAATCAAGCGCTGCCATGACTACTCAATCAAAACCAAATTCACGTATCGTTGCACTTCTTGCGGTTATAG TATTGGTCGACACTCCAAATCCTTGGATACAACTCGAAAACGATGTGGCTACTGCTATGGTGCTTTTGAACTCCTTGTTAACCACTCAAAGTCTAATCGAAAATCTGCCGAAAATCTGAAAGCACCCCGAACTCCTGGCAAGTTTGCTAtgtttgtcaaagaaaattatgGTGAGGTAAAAAAACAGAATCTGAAAAAAACGCATGCCGAAATAATGAAGTTATTGGGTCAGCAGTTCAGTATTTTTAAGAATCAATCCGAAAAGAGACCATGA